In Glycine soja cultivar W05 chromosome 10, ASM419377v2, whole genome shotgun sequence, the genomic stretch aaaTGTTAGGTAAGGGTGTTTGACCTTTATCTAACTGATTTTCTGTGCAATTGAAGCAGTGGTGGATCCAAATTGTTTTTAGTAGAGATAAAAAATAGTCTAATatgttttgaaacaaaaaattacataaactttattaaaaatagtaataaaaaattaaaaacagtaaaattttaaaaaataaaatgagtaaaattagtatcactttattttctctaaaaaaaatatttattcaatatatctaaataaaaaaattattttgtggtAGCAATTACCTCCATTACCCTGACCTGCCACTGAACTGAAGGCcactatcatatatcatttcttttttaacttGACGTGGgcttttcaatatttttctccATTCTAAGTTAGTGACTACGATCTAttcaaattagtttaatttcaaataacccttttaaaatttaataaaaatattaaatgaaaaaataaatacattaaaattattcCATACTTCCTTTAGTTAGTAACCaagaaaagtaataaattattaacatgatttagaattatttaaaatcttAACTTCATCTTAGGGTGTCTGTTTTAGTGTTTAAAATCCGTTCCACACATTCTAactaaataaagataaagatggattcaagtttaaatgtgattaCATACAAGTAGTTTTTCTTTCAACATCCACTTGTAAATATGGTTAATATCCACTTGTAAATGTATCTATATGTACTTGTGACTCTATTAGTTAAATAAGTCTCATAACTCACAAGTGATTGTCATGAGATTATTGAGATGTCCAATGATGAATAATTTTGCCTACCAAATTgctgtaattttaaaattgaagttcATATTTTTCATCATATACTCACGCACTTACTATTCTTGCACCTTTGGAATTATTCTTGCACACCTTTAGTTCTTTACAAGGTTTAATCACTACGGGCACTTTGAATTATTGCtagttttaattgattaatgaaaaaatgagtAAAAGCAAAGAATTTGGCATTTAAATGTGAGATCAGAAATTTGATAGAATAACAAACACAACTGTATTATTTGTCATGAAATGTtgagaaaaatttaattgaatctaAGTTGATTCATAAACCAATCACAATACACTAATTTATACACGTGTGCATTAGTTGAAAAAAAACTCCACTGTCTGTCACATAGTATGAGAAACTATTGCATTTGGGTTGGGCGATATGGCAAGAGTGATGACTTTCTGTTACTTTTCAAACCTCTAAGGGGACTCCAGACCACAGGCTTGCGCTGAAGTGCAAGAAGAGTTGGATGCCTAGCGGATCCCTCCCTGGAATCTGCCCTTACCGGACTGCTCATCATAAACTTGCTGCTCCTCCTTACAGTCATTGGAGTTGTCTCAACTGATGTTCTCAACTCTGGCAATGGGGCGAACAAACTTGAGTACCGATCTTTCCTTTGGCTTCTTATCCGTGATTGTTGGCTGCTTCCACCGGTAACACGGAACGCTGAGGTACGGAGTGGAGTAGTAATGTCAGAAGTTGTCTGAGAAGGTAGTGTGGCAATGGAGACCCTCCTTCTTGTATGAAGGACCTGCGTTGTTGATGGTGCAGGCGGTCTCACAGCAATGGACACCCGCCTCCTTGCCTGAAGGAACTGTGCTGTTGTTGATGATGAAGCTGGCCTTACAGCACTCGTCACCACTGAGTTCCTTCTGACAGAGTTTTCCTTTCCACTCATGAAGGCAGTGTAACTCTTTGATCTTAGAGGAGACCGTGGAGGCAATGAATTGGTTATTCTTCCCAGTGGCATTCTCAGTTTTGAAGGATTCAGTGGAGGCTTCTTGTCTGTCATGGTTTTATGAGCTGCTGCTGATGAAGGTTGAACTGTAACAGCTGCAAGAGATCTACTTTCTTGCTTTAGTCTGGTTTTCCTTTCTTCTGCAATCTGGTTCTCAAGTTCCCGGACCTGTCATGGAATATAAGAAATTGTGAAtcactttgaaaagaaaaaagacatcTTTGTCTATAAAGTTACTTGGATTGCTGAAGATTATATTTATACCTTTTCCTGAAGGGTTCTACAATGATGTTCTCTTGCAGCAAGCCTGAGTTGCATGATTTGCAAGCTATCCTGTAATTTCTTTGTTTCCTTCTCATCTTGTTTCAGCTTTTCAGCCTTTaattatgacaaaaaaattctTAGTTTCAGGAAATGAAAAATCATGGTTATTCTTATTAGAGGAACAAGTTTACACAAACTTATACCATTTGCTTGTACTTAAACAGCTCAGTGTGGTCTACTTGCTTGCGAGCTGGGCCACTCTCGATCCCACGGACACGGGTGGCAAAATTCAACGAGCAAAGTGTCTCTCCCAAGTCTGCCGAACTTGGACTTACTTGCACAAACATTAAAGTTTTGCAGTCTCCTCCTGCATTTGACCCCATATCAAACATTAgtagttaaaaaatttcaagCATATTAGTTAAATCAAATCACAAAGgagttatttaatttataatgctGCAATGGAATCTCACCTAAAGAGCTTTGCAGCATATGAGTGAGTTTTGAGTTCCTGTCTCAAACAGAGGATACAAatataatgagaaaaaaaaatcattctgtAAGCATGTGTTTAAGAGAGGAAAAGAGAATTGCCTGTAAGGGATGTGGGATGATTTGGAAGCAAGGGCAGAAATAACATCACCGAGTGCTGAAAGTGACTTATTTATGAACTGAGATTCCTTCAGCCTTTCTCCTTCGGCTTCAGTTTTTCCCAGGCGCTCACTGCCAGCTAAGTCTACTAGCCAAAGGTGGCTCTTTGTTCTCTGGCCATTGATTAAATTTTCCCCCATTACAGTTACTCTTAACAAGCTGCGTGTAAAACCAACTCTTGGTCACTATCTATAATGTGCAATAACTTCTACCAAGAGCAATAGTTTCATAGAGATAATTTAATTACATCTACTGATGCAAAGAAAGCAACTGACTCAGCTTAAAAAATGACATATTCAAGGAAAATAACtgttatttaatatgattaagcTTTTAAGAATTAAGATCTCCAACAAGTTTATACGTACATACAAAGTACAAGCAATAATGAGTTAATCTGTAAAAATCAAGATGTACCAGTGAGAACGGCTGCTAAGCTCATTAGCACAGGTGGATCCAACTGATCTGACTCGGTTTCCAGTCTTGAGCATTTCCCACACGTCTTCTGTTCCATAAACACGAGCTTCAACAAGTCCTGGGACCTCTTGGGTTCCTTCTGCAGCTTGCTTTATCTccaatctaattttttttgttcaaaaaaataattgttctcTTCATTAGTGATTCTGCCTGAGAAACATTCCATACATCAAAATTTCACGCACACAATTTGGTAGAGAGGGAAGAAAAACTTGGCACtacattttaattagtttaatggCTAGTTGCAAATTTAGTTGAAATGTAGAGATGGATAAAAAACTATGCAGCTCAAAAGAATGCCTTGTTTAGAACCATGAAACTACAATgtcatgtttctttttatttttttcagaatCTTTATCCAGCAAAGCAATATGTCACAGGAATTCCCAGATCTTGTTTTCATTAACATCATATGCAAATGGTTgttaaattctaaaatataagaGCTAAAACCTACAATGCTAATTACTCCAAGAGATCTGAGAACTCACTTCTTAGTAGGTTCGGCAGAATTTTCCACCAAGAGATCTCTTATCTTCTCATTGTAGACCTCCAGCATGCTAACAGACAATTCATACTTCATTGTATCATGTCTCTCTTCAGTTATCCGAAATAATTCTTCCAGGGTTCTGTAGTTAACTCCCCTGTGTTCTGGTGTTCCTTCCATTGTAAATGTTTTCCCAGTTCCAGTTTGCCCATAGGCAAATATGCAGACATTGTACCCATCCAATACTGATGTAACAATGGGTTTGGTCTGTTGAAAAACAGCCTCTGCATAACAAAAAATGCATTCAGGTTCAAAATAAttatccataaaaataaaacctttCAATACAAACAAAAGATGCAACTTTTCTCGTACCTTGGTTATCTTCTGGCCCAAATAcatgatcaaatttaaattgcTTTTTAGAAGAGTCTGCACAAATGACTTGAAGCTCATTATCTGAAGACGACTCAAAATTGACAACAGATGCAGACCCATTAGCAATTTCATTCTCATTTAATGGTCTACATCTGCAGAAAACTCTAATATTTCCCTTGAGTTCAATTACTTCATTGTAAAGCCGCCTCCGCTCAGAGGACTCCTCTGAGTACTTTCTTTTTAGGAGTTCATATTCAGCACCTAATACCAGTAGAAAATCCCAAAACCTATCGTATTAGTATTAGCAATTATAACTAAACTAACcataaagaaagagagaaagagtatATTCAGTTTTCCATTTATTTTTGTAGTTTCAACTAGAGGCATACCGAGAAGCTGCACAGACTTCATAATATCAGTGCCAGGAAAAGATTGAGTAGTGAGTTTCACTTCATCGCACATGGTTATATGCTGCTTCTTCAAATCCTAATGCATGAGCAATAAAACTCAGGTAAAGTAAAATGTGAGAAAGATAAGCAAATTACGCAAATGTGAACACGTGGTTTTAAACTAACGTTAAAGATTTACCTGAACTTTAGCACTGAGATCAAGTATTTTCTTCAATATGGGAAGCGTGTGGCCCGTATCCGGAGAAACTTCATGGATTCCATTGGACAAACTATGTTCATCCATGGAGTCAGAGTTCTCGTTCACTTTCTTTGACTCAATATCTGACGAAATTCCAAAAAATCAATAAACCATCCAACAACACAATTAACGACGTAGTTTTGGATGAGATTAAGATCATTGAGCGAAATCATCttaaacaatatttaatttcatttattgtCGTTTCGTTCCAAATCGAAATGGAAAATTGAATCGAGAATAGGAAGGGAGCCCTACCAGAGCACTGAGCGATTGATGGTTGCTTGAGTTCGCAGTCAAGAACGAATCGGTGGAATTTTTCAGCGAGCATTTGGATTTGCATGGATTGATCTGCAAGAGCCAAGAATCGGTGAGTTGCGTTAAAGAATTAGGCAATTGAACTGATCGGTgaatagagagaaagagagagagtacCGTTCATGGTTTGTCTGAGAAGTGACGCAACGATTCCAAGATCGAAATTCCTGATCGACAGAGAGAgcgcaagagagagagagagagagagagagagaatagtgGTGAAGTTGATGTAGGGTTCTTTACTTTGTAAGAATTTCAAACTTTGAAATCACAACGGCTATATGCTGATATATCAAATTCCCCGGAGCGTCCACGTCACCGACCTTGATATTGGGCTCACATTTCAAAAGCCCGACCTTCTCGTTAGAATGGGCTAGgctgttttatttatatatttatttattttaaaatctgaCGGTTCATTTTTATCCAATCCTAAGAAAATTTAGTTCGATTAAATACGAGTTTTTTagtaaaaggataaaataggaATTTGACAtgcataaactaaaaaaatcatcctttcaaaataaaaaaaaataaaaaatcatcttttaaataataagtcttaactaaaatttgtataactagtaaatgaataaaaaatagcatataaatatttaaaaaatgcaagtcgtaaataattaaagtaatctcaaatagatattttttttaatcaagtgaccaatattaaaaattaggaaGTACCATAGTTTTAATGGACATTAACCCTAATTCCCAAATAATTTTTGCCTTTAAAATTTAGGATTACTAAAACTCCTTTAAGCATGTCAATTTTGTTAGATTATAAGTTCTTctatacttattattttttgttttcactcaCTTTGAGAATagttaaaatatgtttactTGTTATcgttatgttttcttttttattagtgTATATGCAGGTTTCGTTATTGGAATAGAACTATAATTCTTCGTCTCTCTTtgttctttcttgtttttcttctccttatatttatattgttaatGTGGTGTTGAGAGCAATTTAATTTCAAGCCTCACCTTTCGCATATCTATTTTGCACataatgatattatattttttaacatgatgACTTGATAAAAATTTGTGAATAAAGTTTATCttgaaaaatgtattataaataacctttgatttttaaatctTGTAAATTAATTCgatatatataatgtataaattcatatattttaattaaacaccAAATTTTCTACTTACTCGTTGTAGATTTGTAGTGACAATGGGGTTCAAATGTTAAGTGACCAATCAAATATATGGATTTATATTGGAGTAAGGATGAGGCTGTCCGGGAAGGGATCCCATaagaataagaaagaaatagaattaaattaaattaaaagccATGACACAAAGGCAGTTTTTACGTTGTATTTGATTTGATCATACCAAGTTGGAAGCAATTTgcaatattcatcaataatccATGGCCTATGGCAAAGGAACAGATTAACACTTAACGGGCAACAACATAAATGGCTTCTTCAAGCATAACCTGCACCTTTCACTGTAACCTCCATCCTTCAATATCCCTTCCAACCTCAGCCACTCGTTTTTCCTTATCTTTTTCCCACCCTCTACTTTGCACCTACAATGGCCTTTCCCTTCACCCTTCAAGCTCCAGCTTCAGAGTTTTTGCCAAGTTTGAGAAATTCCAAAGCCAACCTTCCCAATCCCAAGAGCCTGACCCTTCACCCTCACTAGAAGAAACCACAGAAACTTCTGTCCAGGATGATGAGGAAGATGACAGGTATTGTACTACTTTACAATTTGAACTTTGTAAATTATGTTGcttttttccccaatttataagTTGTAAGTCTCATACAACAGTGGATAGATATTGCCATATTCACCATGCTTGTTCCGTTTGAGCTATATAAAGCACTGACACGGACACCAACACAACATGAACACCTACACTTTGACACAATTAATGTCTAAAATATAAGACACAAGAACTTTACATAAAACACAAACAGATAGATAGAGATtctaatgaaatgaaatatgagtaaaataacaaaatatcttggatagtatttatctttttaaactaTTCTTCTATGTTTTTTCAAGTATATTAGTTGTGTAAAGGTAATAACTAAAGTGTTTAAgccaacaaaatataatttttaaatcaaacatcTAATAAAAAGTATCGAACAAGTGATAGTGTCCGGAAGACACGACAACACTGAACAAGAGAGGTGTTTGTGCTTCATAATATTTGAGTATGTCCATCAATTTTGAGTCACACCATATTTCATTTGGGAATAGGAAGTTGGTAGATTGATGAAGTTAGATATACATTCCAATGGGTATCAAaaagttgttttctttttgctttctgtTTCAGTTGCTTGCCTTCAGACTTGGAGGGTGCAGTGCGGCAATCAAGCGAGGCCGCGGCCGCATTTGTATCTTCAGGAGGGATGAGAGCCATAGTATGTACCAGAATTTcatttcctttatttatttcaCACATCCAAATGCCATTTATTAATTCCAAGTTCTGCACTGCTGGTTGTTATTAGGTGAAACAattccaaattaaaaatattcttttcttttttctggagGGTGgggatttaatttttcttacccATCTTAACCTGGTTAAGATCAATAACTTTCTAAATTTAGCATGTTAAAGGTGACCAAAAGTAACTAAATGTTTAAGCCAAGGCAGTTTAGTGGTTGAAAGGAGAAGGGAGGATGGAGAGGTGTTCAAATCCCTCCAACAatttaacaactaacatttgcaGGAAAAAAAAGGCAGTTTAGTGTTAGAAAATGTTGCTATGTAGAAGGCAGCTTAATAGGTGGATGGGTTGGTTTGTCAAAGttaaataattgttttctttCAGTTGCTTAGCGTGACATGCTTCTTACAATAAAACATGTTAACTGTCTTACAGGTTGAACTTTTAATCCCCCAACTGCAATTTTTAGATGACGAAGGCGCGCAAGGGGAACTCTGGGAATTGTCACGGATTTTTTTGGATACACtcattgaaaaaacaaaatcccAGGTTAGTGGGATGTATTCCAGGAGTTATAAACTGTTAGCACATGAAATGTATGAAGGGTTTTCTGAAttcataatgatttttttattccgTATCTTTGATCTTCTAATATATTCTCCTGATGTGATTGCATGTGTTGTTATGTTCATTGATTTAAATAGAATTGGTTTCTTTTGCATGCAATGAACATTAGAGACACCAGTGAATCATGATCATAACCCACCCTTGTGGTTTTCCTACTGTTGGATTGgatgaacaaaaatatttatgccATCTA encodes the following:
- the LOC114369825 gene encoding kinesin-like protein KIN-14S is translated as MNDQSMQIQMLAEKFHRFVLDCELKQPSIAQCSDIESKKVNENSDSMDEHSLSNGIHEVSPDTGHTLPILKKILDLSAKVQDLKKQHITMCDEVKLTTQSFPGTDIMKSVQLLGAEYELLKRKYSEESSERRRLYNEVIELKGNIRVFCRCRPLNENEIANGSASVVNFESSSDNELQVICADSSKKQFKFDHVFGPEDNQEAVFQQTKPIVTSVLDGYNVCIFAYGQTGTGKTFTMEGTPEHRGVNYRTLEELFRITEERHDTMKYELSVSMLEVYNEKIRDLLVENSAEPTKKLEIKQAAEGTQEVPGLVEARVYGTEDVWEMLKTGNRVRSVGSTCANELSSRSHCLLRVTVMGENLINGQRTKSHLWLVDLAGSERLGKTEAEGERLKESQFINKSLSALGDVISALASKSSHIPYRNSKLTHMLQSSLGGDCKTLMFVQVSPSSADLGETLCSLNFATRVRGIESGPARKQVDHTELFKYKQMAEKLKQDEKETKKLQDSLQIMQLRLAAREHHCRTLQEKVRELENQIAEERKTRLKQESRSLAAVTVQPSSAAAHKTMTDKKPPLNPSKLRMPLGRITNSLPPRSPLRSKSYTAFMSGKENSVRRNSVVTSAVRPASSSTTAQFLQARRRVSIAVRPPAPSTTQVLHTRRRVSIATLPSQTTSDITTPLRTSAFRVTGGSSQQSRIRSQRKDRYSSLFAPLPELRTSVETTPMTVRRSSKFMMSSPVRADSREGSARHPTLLALQRKPVVWSPLRGLKSNRKSSLLPYRPTQMQ